Part of the Garra rufa chromosome 8, GarRuf1.0, whole genome shotgun sequence genome, ttatttatttatttatttattttttggagtgCGAGATCCATAATCTTCAATATCATACACATATAAACCTGGTGTATGAAATATGATACTcaaaaaaacaagattatttatttattgttaaaaactgtaaaaatgtgggATTTTCCTCTTACACTCTTACTCTTATTGGTTCCAAGTAAAAACAATGCTTCAACTTGTTCTAAGACCTTTAAATGATAAACAGTTTTAGCTAATAAAAGGCTTCTTAATATAATTAAACGCATCCTTATGCCTTTTGCTTTGAAATTTTTgacgttttaaatatatataagttCACTACACAGACAgcctgaagaagaagaagaaaagttGAATACGTCTAAATTATTCGCCATTTTATTGACGTAGCGTCTATAAATCAGCTATGACTCATGATTACAAAATCCGGAAACCGGGCGATTTATATTTGGTCATTATAAAGAGGGGTATCCAAGTTATACATAACGTAACATTTTTCCAAATATTAAGATTACTTTCCTTTTACAagtatgcatgtatatatttaatgtgtatttaaaaacaaaatctgGTCAAACAGAACTATTTAGTTGCTTTTGTACATTTTCCCCGCATTCGTCGTCACTGACCCCCCTGTGCAATTGAACTAGTCCAGCCTTTTCAAACCTTTATCAAGCTCGTGCTGCGTTTGCGTGACGTGTTCTCGTGACTATTCATTTGTTAGACTTACTGCTCAGATCTAATTTGCTTTGTTCATATATTTCGGTAAGTATTTTAAAGTTGTCTTCGGTTGTCAGTTATTTAATGTTTTCGCTAGTGTAAGCGACCCAGCGATTCATGTTTGAAACTTTAAGCTTAAAAATCGTATTTTATGTAGTTAGTAATGAGTCATGGTGACCTACATTTTGAATTTGGTCGCTGAACAGCGTCGATAGTTGAGATTATTTCTATCCGTTTACGACAGTTTTCAGTTGTTAACAATGAGACGTGtcgttttcttttcttctttttctttttttttttctaagctgagacagagtaacttcctgtttttctCAAGAGTACGTCGAGTCCTTTTGTCCACGTGAATTGCGCTGACGTTGTGTGTTTTCCTCTTTTAAGGTTCTTTTATGAGTAATCAAAAGCAGCAGAAGCCAACGCTAACAGGCCAGCGTTTTAAGACTAGAAAAAGAGGTATGTTTTAAATTAAGTGAGACCGGGGCAAGTTGTCACGCGTACCTTAGTGGAAGTTAAACTTAACAGCAATTTTTCTTAGTACTAACGAATTGTAACGTTTGTAACATTGCCACGTGTGCTAGCTTGCCCTGATTTTTAAAGCGTTTTTACCTTGATTTTTATTGTAACCCTGTGTTTAAAGCGACAGCTAGTGAAGGTTCTTTGGACTTTACTCTGAACCTAATAGTTACTGATAGTCTAGGCCTTGTGAAAACTAATCCAGACACCTTATTTTCTTCTGGGTTCATTTTGAACAGATGAAAAGGAGAGGTTTGACCCTACACAGTTTCAGGAGAGCATTGTACAAGGATTAAATCAAACTGGCACTGATTTGGAGGCTGTTGCCAAGTTCCTAGATTCCTCCGGTGCCAAGCTCGATTATCGTCGCTATGCAGAAACCCTGTTTGATATCCTGGTGGCTGGTGGAATGCTGGGTAAGAGGCTATTGCATTCTTGGGATTTCTTTTGTTTTGCTTGTGAAGTGGATTTTAGGTAAAGGTTTTCCTTTGGTCTTTGTTCCCATTAGCTCCGGGAGGTGCCTTATCCGACGACATGACTCGGACAAACTTCTGTCTCTTCACCGCACAAGAAGATGTTAAGACCATGAGAGCATATGCTCAGGTAACTGAAGTCTGTCAATGGGTCTATTAGCGATGTGTTTCAAgaacaggctttttttttttttttttttcccccttttcctTCTCCTCCTCTTAAATTGACTCTTTCTCTCTCCTGATTTTTAGGTTTTTAACAAGTTAATCCGGCGTTACAAATACCTGGAGAAAGGTTTTGTAGAGGAGATTAAAAAGGTAATTAAGACCTATTCTCAGCCTGTAACATATTTTAACTTTGGTTAAAACCAAAGATTGTGAGTTAAACTAATACTTTtaaccccccccccacccccagcTTCTCCTGTTTTTAAAAGGGTTCAGCGAGTCTGAGCGTAACAAGTTTGCCATGCTTACTGGCATTTTACTGGCTAATGGGAGCCTACCAGGTTCAATCCTTAGCAGCCTCTTCAATGACAACTTGGTCAAAGAAGGTATGTCTGACTTGATTCTAGATTTTCTTCAATTTCCTTGTTTTTATACTAAATGTGGTGGTACTTTTTAAATAGGTGTGTCTCCGGCCTTTGCTGTGAAGCTGTTTAAGTCGTGGATCGACGAGAAGGACATCAACAATGTAGCTGCCAGTCTCCGTAAGGTTGGCATGGACAACAGGCTGATGGTGAGTCTTAATGCGTGACTGCTATGATTTAACACTGACTTCTGTTGTGGTTAACCTCTACTCATAATTGGTCATTGTCTTTCCTGTTGCAGGAGCTGTTTCCAGTGAACAAGCGAAGCTATGACCACTTTTCGAAATACTTCACTGATGCTGGGCTTAAGGAGCTGTCTGATTTTGCACGCAACCAGCAGTGTTTGGGAGCTCGCAAGGAGCTTCAGAAAGAGCTCCAAGAGCAGATGTCTGAAGGGGTTTCTTTTAAAGAGGTGTGAAGACCCTTCTACTTAGTTTGTAAACTCTGAATCCAAATTATTTTGTGATTTCAAGACTTAAACTATATGGGCCATTACCAATCTGTGGTTTTGTCTTTTAGATTGTTGCGTATGTCAAGGAAGAAATGAAGAAGAGCAGCATCTCTGAGCAGATGATGATTGGTATCATGTGGACCAGTATCATGAGCGCCGTAGAATGGAACAAGAAAGAGGAGCTGGTCACTGAGCAAGCCATTAAACACCTGAAGGTAGACCTAGAAACCGTAGCTGTTTTCAGTGGGTTTAACGGGTTGCCATGCCTGAACCTTGTTTTGGTCATTGAAAACCAATTTGCTTTTCCTTTGTTTTTATATCAGCCAATACCAATGGCCTTGTTGGCATTATGACCAACTTAATTCCTGATCTGTTTCTTTCTCAGCAACACAGCCCCCTTCTGAAGGCCTTCACCACACAGGACCTGTCTGAGCTCACTCTGCTGCTTAGAGTTCAAGATTACTGTTATGACAACATCCACTTCATGAAAACCTTCCAGAAGATTGTTTTGCTTCTGTATAAAGGTAGTGTTTCTCAAGCTGAGTCTTTGCTTCTCGAGAGCTTTAATTGGGATGAATCCTCTGATGCTTTAAATTTTTTCTTTAGTGGACATTGTGAGTGAAGAGGCTGTTCTTAAGTGGTATACAGAAGCTCACCTACCCAAAGGACAGAGCGTCTTTCTGGAGCAGATGAAGAAGTTTGTGGAGTGGCTGAAGAATGCTGAAGAGGGTGAGTATCAGTCTTAATTAAACATTGGTGGTTTTGTGGTTCACATATTAAAGTAATTCTCTTGTTTCAGAATCTGAATCCGAGTCTGAGGAGGAAGCTGACTGAGACTGAAGCCAGGTTGCATCATTCTGGAATAAGGAACAATAGTTCTGTATAATTGTACTTTGACATTTGACTGGTTAAGATCATTTAAGGGCTTAACTAACAACTTTTAACATCTTTTTAGTGAAAAATGTTGCAATTGTAGTCATTATCAAGAAGGAATGATTGTTCTCACATCTATGGAGCTCTTATCCAAAACCTTTTAAGATGTTTTGAAATTGTTCTGGATTTATGTATAATGCCACCATTGTGACTTTATCTTGTCTCTcttttatgaaaataaagaaTATATGCTACTATAAGTCTGTCTTTAGGAGTTCTTTAATGCTTGAAGTAATAAAGTACTAGTCATCCTAAATGAGGAGGAAACCATTTCTTGTGGTACTGGTCATGTGACTGGGTAACTTTTATGTGAGTCACTGTAAGCTAATTTTAATTGGCTTAATCAGTCCTGTTTAAACATAAGACGCAGAGAATTTATTACTTATGAAGTACCATACTTAAAGCTATAAGGGCCATTCTACAAACTTGATATAAAGTCAGCATTGGAAACATAAGTGTCGCTTCCCACAAATCTTGTGTTTGATACTTGTTTAATATCCAAGGAACATggttctagtaattgtgcagttgaATCTTATTGTAGGTTTTCTTAAATTTATCACTACAGAAACCTAATAATTTAAGGTTTGTATTGAACTAATGAGATTAAATCCGTGCTATATATTAGTTTTGCTACTTTAAAGTTATCAGTGTTAAATCAGTAATttacaatttaattattttaagtgtGACTTATGAGACTTGTTTATAATCTGATATTTCTTTGTAAAAAGGCAacaagttgatcatactgattttgaAGTTAAGCATTCTTTAGGTTGAATATACatactgaacttttttttttttttagtttatttcaatATACTTTGACACATTTCcagtgactgttttggtagtgatcACATTACAGAACTCTCTCATATTACAATACtaaaattgcataactgtactaaaattgtttatttctgCCAAATAAAGTACTATATTACcctttgtcactactgaaactatgatatgttttggttgtgactgttacaATAGTGGCAATTTTAAGTACTTTATTCAGCACATGGTTACTAGAACAGTTCTGAGGAGTTGTAcgcaaaactaaattttattgggtTTTATTGACTGTCTCactagtgacaattttagatacttttgagcctagctcaaagatgctaatcagcacatggttagctagtacagttctgaacagttgtacacataaaaaTGTTGTGGAATAACTCcccaaaaagtgtttaattatagaaaaatggtgttcggtagtgacgttctttagttacacagatttttcatattttaaacacatttacctcaaaattaagaggcctatctactcaccatgtataTATGAGAGATTGACAAGTATTTCCTGAACATAAATTTATGGGTGTAGTTAAAATCTGTCTCGGCCAATGgatacataatacataatacatacaCTGTTTCTATTGtgacatgaaaaaaataaaataaaaaataaaattaagctttataatttacaaagaaaatataaaatatattttttaatttcactttaaaaaaatacatgtttttaaaaacatcacaaaaaatatttcaatatcattttcataagttgaagtTTAGGGCCACTTCCCAACTCAAAGTAATCAGTGAATGATGATTTTTTTAtataagcttactgatattttaaatattattgtaggTTTAAATAACATAAAGATCTTAGTACCAATCTTAGGGACCAATTTAGTAGAATGGCCCATAAACACAGCAGGATCCAAATGTAAGTTATTTAAGTAACACTTTGCGCTAAGGTTTCGTTTGTTACCATTAGTTAATATTAGTTACAATACTTGTACAGCATCTATTAATCTTAGTAACTGCAGAGCATTTCAAATAcaaaagttgtatctgttaacattagttaatgcaccgTGAACTAACATGTTCGTTCATAAGatgttcaataataataatacccaAAAGCATCCAACAGCAAttaaattaacaacaacaacactaataataattattaaatattaacagaagttaataaatgctgtaaaaatatattcttcattgttagttcatgttacttttaatgcattaatgttaccaaataaaccttattgtaaagtgttacagtATTACAGTGTCCCAGCTGCTCAGTGCTTCTCATTTAACTCGCTACTCACGCTACTCATCGCTAGTACTATCTTGTGCTGGTCCAGTGAGGTCTTGGACTTCATACATTTCCTAGTCATCATCTTCATAATTGTGAGGGTCTTCACCTAAAACACAAAGCGTTTGTTTACAAAACAATAGCTATAGCTTTGTTTCACAGGTTTATTAAATACAGTAGATATTAAAGAGGGAAAATGGCAGTTTCTCAACAAAAATGTCTGCATGTACTTCACCCAGTTTCTCACTCTGTTTAAGTGTAGTTCATCAAAATGAAATGGGGGGGGTCAACTGCAATTTACTTGGGCAGAGTGAGCTACTGCTACTGCATTCATGTATTGCCATAAGCCGAGCAAGCTCTTGGTGTACAGTAAGATTGTGGTGTCCAGTCGAAGTCTCTAAAGCATGTTTACCTGATTTGCTTCTCTGATCAGATGTTTCAGCTTTAGAAGATCCATTTGAATCCCTTTTATTGCTCATGATTTCAGCATCAGTCGTTTCTTTTTCTTTGTTCTCTCCATTCTCAATGTAGCTGTTTCTCTGCTCAGAATCATTTTCTGGAAAGAAGTAATAACTTGAATACATTTTGTGGTGTGATGAGCTCAAAAAAAAATGTGATGcaaaaaaaagtgcatgttgaaCTAAATACAGAAGTAATGCCAATGagaatttttgaaaatgaaacaCTAGCATTTTGCTTTGTGGTTGCTTTATGTCATTGCCGTATAGTCAAGAAACCATTTACAAATAAGTCCTTAATCCACTGCAGCAAAAAGAAACCACTTAATAGAGTACTGCTGCTGTACCTTTCAAATTCCTTATAGTTTTCAAGGTCTGTGGTAAATATAAATTGGCAATACTTGAACGTTTTCATCTTAAATTACACACCTAAATTATACACACCCACACAGAAAACACAATTTTTAAAGCAGTTAtgtttatttgtaaaaatatacGCTTTTACAGTCATTTCCTCCTTATCATTTCTGGAATTTCTTTCACCTTTGGCATTGTGTGTTACTAGGTAAGACCCTTTAACCAACTGCTGAAAAAGTTATGTTTTATGCTGGTTGTAATCAGGCCTGGTTGTTTAGTCCAGCTGAGCCCCATTATTAATGCAGTTTCATAGATTTAGGAATTAATAACTATAGAGATGCAAATAGATTTCCACCCAGGCCTGGTTGGTATTAGATACCTTGCTTTGTGTATGTCATGCATATTTTGTTTAAAGTTCCACACTTATCAACCATAGACATATTTTTACACCCCAAGCTACACATTGTTGCTTAAAACTTTGCACTTACCACTTTCATTATTAATTATCCTTCCTGTTTCTTCATTTTTCTCCGACTCGTCTACATCTTCACCTATGTCCGGTTTTGCATTGTTCTCTGCATTAGGACTTTTTTTGAGGAACTGGGTAACATcttcaagtttaaaaaaaaaataaaaaaaataatgaattaaacgAGACCCAGTTTGTGGTTAATACATTCAAAGACACAGACATCTTTTCTCGCCTGGTAAATGTGTTACTGGGTTAGACCTTTTAATCAGTGCTTAATTTGTAAATTTAGAGGTCCCAGAACAAAGTGGGGTAACGGATCAGGTAACGGAGCATTTGCGCAATAACATTGGTGGAGCAGCTTGAGTGATTAACAGCATGTTGCTTTAAAAGTGAGATGTTTTAATTTTGGTTCGTTATTTTTTAGTTTAGGTTCCAGAACAAAACAGTGTTTAGAAAGAATTCTAATAAACTTTGCTAATATTCTTGAAACTGCTAGCACTTTGCAGTTTTGAATTATACCTTTACAagtgtttttcttttaatatttcagCTGTTTGATGGCGCCGGCGCCTGACGCGGACACTACACGTTCATTGCAAACAGCGCAGCCACACCGTGCCATTCTGTTGGGCACTGGTCCactgtggcacatttttgctcattttgatttcttttccttcaattttttttttttaactttttcagaattatatattttttattcctgTTCTGAATACTGTTAAATTTAAAAGATTTGTTGTAAAGTGAGAGGAACAAAAATAGCATctctttataatattaatatattataacatTATAAGCTGCCGGTAGCCTATTATTTCTGAGTGTAATCAGATGTGACTTAAATGTGACTTATCTGTTATATTTTTCCtcttataaacttaaaatttatgTTTagcgtgttgttgttgttttagtttttttacattCAGCATTAATCGTTAAACATTCTTGCTGTGGGTTAAAAATTGACATTAGTATTCTGCTTGGCTTCCTAGATACCCAaagtttattagggcccgagcccagaatgggcgaaggccctcttgttttcctaaggattcttatttttttttttttttttttttgttaaccttccgggcacttaagggggtcttaacatgctcaaaaactcttgaaaatttgcacacatgtcggaatctgcggccatcaggacgtcacagaggctggtaccggggcgtggcaaggggactctacagcgccccctggaatttttagggccatatagcacacatacttgaacgtacacatatgaaactcggtacacatatagaactcattgagctgaacaacttttgtactctatgtcattttcttaacgcaacaggaagtgagatatttagggctgtttaaaaagcgcatgctctggaatttaacgtactcctcccaggatttccatacgattgtcaccaaactcggtcagcatgatctcaagacattggggacgctaaattgcgaggggatttttgatatctcgaacggtttggccgtggcaaggcgacaaagttatggcgagaaatgagaaacaggaagtgtctaataactgttgcacacattgcctgattctgatgaaacttcaccagattgttcgttgtatgatgccgattccataaatgtgactattatgagtcaaagttatagcgccaccaactggtagcaggaagcgtgtcattttcaaaatgcgttgaaatcagcctcttaattttacttgattttcttcaaacttcatcaaaataatgtcaaaacacggccgataagaatatgtaaagggtacgatgataaatcaaatgctgttgccatggcaacgtgttaaactttaaaattagattcctgtcttttcgaagcagataacatgtttagaatttcatgaaactcaacacacacatcaatattaatgatagttagacactggcaaaaggtcataaatgggcgtggagcaggcactctatagcgccatcttttgacaaaagttggggggttagtttttcctacagtcaccaaactctgtacatatattgttctcatcaatctggacaactttctaaatcaaactcattagctaagaccaacaggaagccggctattttgatttgaatgtggatttttggaaaaatcaggctgtaaacaaattcacactccttctaagaataacaaggtattcacaccaaacttttttaacatgaagagaagattctgaagatgttaaattgcgagcggatttgggatatcttgaacggtgttgacgtggtgatttttttaaaaacataaccctaattttttatatctttaaagtgcagcatccaaactctttaaaacttttttcacacagagatctaatcattatgagcaagtgctggtaatatcatagttattcaagcttctatgaattaaagaaaattaaaaaaagaaatcagtaaactgttgtcactgggctgacagtctgtgttgacactaagagtgactgaaggggggaggggtgaaagggagagagaccagtggaacatgctgttttgcttaagaccatctttgaggaagatgcaatttgcacattgcacattgctgtagtttaatctgcataaataagtctgaactttgagagtctgatctttgagaaaatataaagggtcacgaactctttcattctttgtatattgcagttgttgttttttatttattttttactgaactgtaccatgaacttgtcctattcagtcacatagcaaaagattaagaaaaatacagctttttagcatgagcgatttatcttcattgatagacatttattttcataattaaaatttttgattcaataaaaaaaaaaacactaacaatttcaagacaaactttgacaacaaaacaaactttgctgttatctgttcaaaacatctgaaaattgtaccattttaagatgagttatatttatatatcgccccattacaatac contains:
- the bzw1b gene encoding eIF5-mimic protein 2-B; the encoded protein is MSNQKQQKPTLTGQRFKTRKRDEKERFDPTQFQESIVQGLNQTGTDLEAVAKFLDSSGAKLDYRRYAETLFDILVAGGMLAPGGALSDDMTRTNFCLFTAQEDVKTMRAYAQVFNKLIRRYKYLEKGFVEEIKKLLLFLKGFSESERNKFAMLTGILLANGSLPGSILSSLFNDNLVKEGVSPAFAVKLFKSWIDEKDINNVAASLRKVGMDNRLMELFPVNKRSYDHFSKYFTDAGLKELSDFARNQQCLGARKELQKELQEQMSEGVSFKEIVAYVKEEMKKSSISEQMMIGIMWTSIMSAVEWNKKEELVTEQAIKHLKQHSPLLKAFTTQDLSELTLLLRVQDYCYDNIHFMKTFQKIVLLLYKVDIVSEEAVLKWYTEAHLPKGQSVFLEQMKKFVEWLKNAEEESESESEEEAD